Proteins co-encoded in one Fusarium musae strain F31 chromosome 3, whole genome shotgun sequence genomic window:
- a CDS encoding hypothetical protein (EggNog:ENOG41), with amino-acid sequence MDNTLTRSHSLKPPRRKLQKPDPKLKSLNKAKRGSTDSTMSSLSPQSTMSSPSQRQIQNGAPDLSDSKWDHYLRPKTVFVPSFSEPEDHLQPEINSPYEPPQQHQQHHQYQHEPEPEPPRAFFSPPPRRQSSQRQIPEFHHLTLQDHHARPSLDSSSLPSTASTTSTSSIMRRQAKTPVFRIGQLEQHALARKAKDVPEKTSSAELIADQYNAVLESRDGPPALDSQLPSRASTYSFDDTPLQISPHGVKRQSLRSSNTYSSMTAIPRQLRPRLRSAATHDTNVAAVEGDTIYFKPYSFSPPPSPDQTPGTPRGSWTDEFRPPSSSGHSFQENISLQIALDLLTSELSSVVSGRPQRNGQDTAALQVWVMIEAYERLRDQLTRQQSSNAEAQKVVTMFDCWLASLYSIHSSLTESTLPSPTEYAGLEEDLD; translated from the coding sequence ATGGACAATACTCTCACAAGAAGTCACAGTTTGAAGCCTCCCAGGCGCAAACTCCAAAAACCTGACCCGAAACTCAAAAGCCTCAACAAAGCTAAGCGCGGTTCTACCGACTCGACCATGTCTAGCCTCAGCCCTCAGAGCACTATGTCTTCACCGTCGCAACGGCAAATTCAGAACGGCGCTCCCGATTTGAGCGATTCAAAATGGGATCATTATCTTCGGCCAAAGACCGTCTTTGTGCCCTCATTTTCAGAGCCCGAGGACCATCTTCAGCCAGAGATCAATTCACCATATGaacctcctcagcaacaccaacagcaccaTCAGTACCAACATGAGCCTGAACCCGAGCCGCCGAGGGCGTTCTTCAGTCCCCCCCCACGAAGACAGTCTTCTCAGCGCCAAATCCCGGAATTCCACCATTTGACCCTCCAGGATCACCATGCGCGACCATCATTGGACAGCTCTTCTCTCCCTTCGACCGCATCAACTACCTCGACATCATCTATTATGCGACGCCAGGCCAAAACACCCGTCTTTCGAATCGGACAACTAGAACAGCATGCACTTGCGCGCAAGGCGAAGGATGTGCCGGAGAAGACATCGAGTGCTGAATTGATCGCTGATCAATATAATGCTGTTCTCGAGTCGAGAGATGGTCCCCCAGCGCTGGACTCACAATTACCATCACGGGCATCGACATATTCATTCGACGATACCCCTCTTCAAATATCCCCCCACGGAGTCAAGCGACAGAGTTTACGGTCCTCAAATACGTATTCATCCATGACGGCTATACCCCGTCAGCTGAGGCCCAGACTCAGGTCAGCAGCGACTCATGATACGAATGTGGCTGCGGTTGAAGGAGACACTATTTACTTCAAGCCATATTCATTCTCACCACCGCCATCTCCCGATCAGACCCCCGGAACACCACGAGGTTCTTGGACAGATGAATTCCGACCACCTTCATCATCGGGGCACTCATTCCAGGAAAATATCAGCCTTCAAATAGCGCTCGATCTCCTCACAAGCGAACTTTCATCGGTTGTGTCAGGCCGACCACAGCGAAACGGACAAGATACCGCAGCACTGCAGGTCTGGGTTATGATCGAGGCATACGAGAGACTACGTGATCAACTAACACGACAACAATCATCAAACGCGGAGGCACAAAAAGTGGTAACCATGTTCGACTGCTGGTTGGCCTCCCTTTACTCGATCCATTCCTCCCTCACAGAGAGCACATTGCCCAGTCCCACAGAATATGCAGGGCTAGAAGAAGATTTGGATTAG
- a CDS encoding hypothetical protein (BUSCO:EOG09264DOU), with protein MDDDYGADDELLAAMAAADPSPAARSIQQPKPTRIQQPTPQRLDKAPPAASSARKVVQPTPQALPQKQAGSSILVSPRQRGNPVLTSIRSMPWEYSDIPADYVLGLGTCALFLSLKYHRLHPEYIYTRIRNLQGKYSLRILLTMVDIPNHEASLKELSKTSLVNNVTLILCWSAAEAARYIELYKSYENATFGAIRGQQPSSYGEKLVEFVTVPRSLNKSDAVAVVSNFGSLKNAINADAEQLGMLNGWGGVKVKRWQSAVEEPFRVKKAAKRGAKASDRSARLDQALPLSRVPLRDMPTAASSSRQSPATDTPAAEKANEPASKQFQFMDNTDDEDDEEAMLAAAIEASKKTAQTEEATRASQTDKDEQLSGGIAAALARLREND; from the exons ATGGACGACGACTACGGTGCAGATGACGAGCTCCTCGCCGCTATGGCCGCAGCTGATCCCTCGCCTGCCGCACGATCAATTCAACAACCCAAGCCTACGAGAATCCAGCAACCTACACCCCAACGTCTAGACAAAGCACCACCAGCTGCCTCCAGCGCGCGTAAGGTCGTTCAGCCAACACCGCAGGCTCTACCTCAGAAGCAGGCTGGCTCAAGTATCCTGGTATCTCCGCGCCAGCGAGGAAATCCTGTTCTTACGAGCATTCGATCTATGCCATGGGAGTACAGCGATATCCCTGCCGACTATGTCCTGGGATTGGGTACTTGTGCTCTGTTCCTGAG TCTCAAGTACCATCGTCTGCATCCCGAATACATCTATACACGAATACGTAACCTTCAAGGCAAATACAGCCTGCGCATACTCCTCACAATGGTCGATATCCCCAACCACGAAGCCTCCCTGAAAGAACTATCAAAGACATCACTTGTCAACAATGTCACCCTAATCCTCTGTTGGTCCGCCGCTGAAGCCGCACGCTATATCGAGTTATACAAGAGCTACGAGAATGCTACATTTGGCGCGATCCGTGGCCAGCAACCGTCCAGCTACGGCGAGAAGTTGGTAGAATTCGTCACAGTGCCAAGAAGCCTGAACAAATCAGATGCGGTCGCCGTAGTGAGCAATTTCGGCAGTTTGAAGAATGCAATCAACGCTGATGCAGAACAACTCGGTATGCTCAACGGATGGGGAGgagtcaaagtcaagagGTGGCAGTCTGCAGTCGAAGAGCCATTCAGAgtgaagaaggctgccaagagAGGCGCAAAGGCTTCAGATCGATCAGCAAGACTTGACCAGGCTTTGCCTCTTTCTCGTGTCCCTCTACGGGATATGCCCACTGCGGCATCATCTTCGCGACAATCTCCCGCCACAGACACACCTGCTGCAGAAAAGGCAAATGAGCCTGCATCGAAGCAATTCCAGTTTATGGACAACacggatgatgaagacgatgaagaagccatgcTTGCCGCTGCTATCGAGGCTTCCAAGAAGACTGCACAGACAGAAGAGGCCACTCGTGCGAGCCAGACTGATAAGGACGAGCAACTCAGTGGCGGTATTGCTGCTGCATTGGCAAGACTGCGAGAGAATGATTGA
- a CDS encoding hypothetical protein (EggNog:ENOG41) has translation MAPTATAAPAQLKPPELATRNAPGSSGGSIASSTTVSKIPGRSALPDEAVSNPHHLLKRGSLVGFKNPYPSHAYSPNFGTMVRRVWWPTFTGDMKHPDLTPPTVPVVKPQWNTERETSDRIRATWLGHACYYVEFPSGLRVLFDPVFEDRCSPFDFMGPKRYTPKPCDIKDIPIIDAVCISHSHYDHLSHSSILEVQRYHPDAQFFVGLGLETWFRKSGINHVTELDWWEDADLTVTVKDGDSPREISARIMALPCQHGSARTMWDRDTTLWCSWGVRSGEKSVWFGGDTGYRSVPSLPPGTDDYSAEYDHLPRCPQFKQIGEFRGPFDLGLIPIGAYHPRVAFSPVHADPADAVEIFRDTQCKRAMGIHWGTWALTLEEVLEPPKMLKTALRKRGLPEVGVFDVCDIGEAREF, from the exons atggctccaaCCGCAACTGCTGCTCCAGCTCAATTGAAGCCTCCGGAGCTGGCTACAAGGAATGCACCTGGCTCATCTGGAGGATCTATCGCCTCTAGCACTACCGTATCCAAAATACCCGGTCGATCAGCTCTGCCAGATGAAGCTGTTTCCAACCCTCACCATCTCCTCAAGCGTGGCTCTCTAGTGGGCTTCAAGAATCCTTATCCTTCACATGCATACAGTCCCAACTTCGGTACCATGGTGCGAAGAGTCTGGTG GCCCACTTTCACTGGCGACATGAAGCACCCCGATTTGACTCCCCCAACTGTGCCAGTGGTAAAGCCACAGTGGAATACCGAGCGCGAAACAAGCGATAGGATCCGCGCAACATGGCTAGGCCATGCTTGCTACTACGTCGAGTTCCCTTCTGGCCTGCGCGTTCTGTTCGACCCTGTCTTCGAGGACCGATGCTCTCCATTCGACTTCATGGGACCAAAGCGATATACACCCAAACCATGCGATATCAAAGATATTCCGATCATTGACGCTGTTTGCATTAGTCATTCCCATTACGACCACCTTTCACACTCTTCCATCCTCGAGGTCCAGAGGTATCACCCAGACGCACAATTCTTTGTTGGTCTGGGTCTGGAGACATGGTTCCGCAAGTCTGGCATCAACCATGTTACTGAGCTCGATTGGTGGGAGGATGCCGACCTCACTGTCACAGTCAAGGATGGGGACAGTCCCCGCGAGATCAGCGCAAGGATAATGGCTTTGCCGTGTCAGCACGGTTCGGCGCGAACCATGTGGGATCGCGACACTACCCTATGGTGTTCGTGGGGTGTTCGATCTGGAGAGAAGTCggtttggtttggtggcGACACGGGCTACCGATCAGTCCCAAGTCTCCCTCCTGGGACCGACGACTACAGTGCCGAATATGATCATCTTCCGAGATGCCCTCAGTTCAAACAGATTGGCGAATTCCGGGGACCTTTTGACCTTGGCCTGATTCCAATTGGTGCCTATCATCCGCGTGTGGCATTCTCGCCTGTGCATGCGGACCCGGCAGACGCCGTTGAGATCTTCCGCGATACACAATGCAAGCGTGCAATGGGAATTCACTGGGGCACGTGGGCGCTCACGTTGGAGGAAGTTCTGGAACCACCCAAGATGCTGAAGACGGCTCTACGAAAGAGAGGCCTACCCGAGGTGGGTGTATTTGATGTTTGCGATATTGGTGAAGCTCGGGAATTCTAG
- the LGD1_2 gene encoding L-galactonate dehydratase, translating into MGEITVTGWKTRDVRFPTSLDGTGSDAMNAAGNYSSAYCILETDSEYTGHGMTFTIGRGNDIVCAAINHVAERLKGRTLSSLVANWGQTWRHLVNDSQLRWIGPEKGVIHLALGAVVNAVWDLWAKTLNKPVWRIVADMSPEEFVSCIDFRYITDAITPEEAVAMLKEQESTKAKRLEEALNNRAVPAYTTSAGWLGYGEDKMKSLLQETLNAGYRHFKVKVGGDIERDRKRLGIAREVIGYDRGNVLMTDANQVWSVPEAIEYMKQLADFKPWFIEEPTSPDDVLGHKAVRDALKPYGIGVATGEMCQNRVIFKQLLQTGAIDVCQIDACRMGGVNEVLAVLLMAKKFGVPIVPHSGGVGLPEYTQHLSTIDYVVVSGKLSVLEYVDHLHEHFFHPSVIKDGYYTTPVEPGYSVEMKPESMDRFSYPGEKGVSWWTSDEAKVILDGEKI; encoded by the exons ATGGGTGAAATCACAGTTACAGGCTGGAAGACTCGCGATGTTCGCTTTCCTACTTCTCTCGACGGAACTGGCTCCGATGCCATGAACGCTGCTGGCAACTACTCCTCCGCCTACTGCATCCTCGAGACAGACTCTGAATACACCGGTCACGGAATG ACCTTCACTATTGGCCGTGGAAACGACATCGTCTGCGCTGCCATCAACCACGTCGCCGAGCGTCTCAAGGGCAGGACACTCTCCTCTCTCGTCGCAAACTGGGGTCAGACATGGCGACATCTTGTCAACGACAGTCAGCTCCGATGGATCGGCCCCGAGAAGGGTGTTATCCACCTCGCTCTCGGTGCCGTCGTCAACGCTGTCTGGGATCTCTGGGCCAAGACCCTCAACAAACCCGTCTGGCGCATCGTCGCTGACATGAGCCCTGAGGAGTTCGTCAGCTGCATTGACTTCCGTTACATCACCGATGCCATCACTCCCGAGGAGGCCGTCGCTATGCTTAAGGAGCAGGAGTCTACCAAGGCTAAGCGACTCGAAGAAGCTCTCAACAACCGCGCTGTGCCTGCTTACACAACGAGTGCTGGCTGGCTTGGATACGGGGAGGATAAAATGAAGAGCCTGCTTCAGGAAACCCTCAATGCTGGGTACAGACacttcaaggtcaaggtcggTGGTGACATTGAGCGCGACCGCAAGCGTCTAGGCATTGCTCGCGAGGTCATTGGTTACGACAGGGGCAATGTTCTCATGACAGATGCCAACCAGGTCTGGTCTGTTCCTGAGGCCATCGAGTACATGAAGCAGCTCGCCGACTTCAAGCCTTGGTTCATCGAGGAGCCTACATCCCCCGATGATGTCCTCGGTCACAAGGCTGTTCGTGATGCCCTTAAGCCTTACGGCATTGGTGTCGCTACTGGTGAGATGTGCCAGAACCGTGTCATCTTCAAGCAACTCCTACAGACTGGCGCCATCGATGTGTGTCAGATCGATGCCTGCCGTATGGGTGGTGTTAACGAGGTCCTTGCCGTCCTCCTCATGGCCAAGAAGTTTGGTGTGCCTATTGTTCCTCACTCCGGCGGTGTTGGTCTTCCCGAGTACACCCAGCACCTGAGCACCATCGACTACGTCGTTGTCTCTGGAAAGCTGTCTGTTCTTGAGTATGTGGACCACCTCCACGAGCACTTCTTCCACCCCTCTGTTATCAAGGACGGTTACTATACCACCCCTGTGGAGCCTGGATACAGTGTTGAGATGAAGCCTGAGAGCATGGATCGATTTAGCTACCCTGGCGAGAAGGGTGTGAGTTGGTGGACTTCAGATGAGGCCAAGGTTATTCTCGATGGTGAGAAGATTTAA
- the GPI18 gene encoding ER membrane glycoprotein subunit of the GPI transamidase complex-like protein (CAZy:GT76~EggNog:ENOG41~BUSCO:EOG09262GLP) has translation MGFLNHETNPISSLTAAFTAWKGLLLAIALGASVGPDYDTSTSLFFNVVYGPTTPVPALATRLTRWDALYFMHDAVNGKVYEQEWAFGIGLPAVVRGINWLLGLEGWDAIIAIAISHVSHLIAVLALYQLTIVLCNDRKLAYLAAAVHILSPGGLFLSAPYAESTFACLSFVANLVFALGLKAGPDSLKRNIFVIGAGLLYGVSCVFRSNGLFGGVLFAVEAIKDLTALLGGFTFSKILRLVAPVIGGLLVAVGFLAPQVLAWMRYCNVQDNEEQRPWCTRPLPSIYTFVQEEYWNVGFLRYWTPNQIPLFLLAAPMLTILIKSGTEVMREPSRGLRAMISGTDEQCRLLVRTLAAVQTLLAILAITNYHVQIISRISSAYPMWYWWVASCLMDRQRQSLGYGIVVFISMYAMIQGGLFASFLPPA, from the exons ATGGGGTTCCTTAACCACGAAACAAACCCAATATCTTCTTTAACAGCCGCCTTCACTGCTTGGAAGGGTCTTCTCCTGGCCATCGCTCTCGGTGCGTCTGTAGGTCCAGACTACGATACTTCAacatctctcttcttcaacgtcGTCTATGGCCCAACAACACCTGTTCCTGCTCTTGCTACTCGCCTAACGAGATGGGACGCGCTGTATTTTATGCATGATGCCGTGAATGGCAAAGTGTACGAGCAGGAGTGGGCGTTTGGCATTGGACTGCCAGCTGTTGTACGTGGCATTAATTGGTTACTTGGACTTGAGGGCTGGGATGCCATTATTGCGATTGCCATCTCACACGTTTCTCATCTCATTGCTGTTCTGGCGCTGTACCAGCTCACTATTGTGCTATGCAATGATCGGAAACTTGCATATTTGGCTGCTGCCGTGCATATTCTTTCACCTGGCGGCCTCTTCCTTTCAGCACCGTATGCAGAGAGCACATTTGCATGCCTGTCCTTTGTGGCCAACCTTGTTTTTGCTTTGGGTCTGAAAGCCGGCCCTGACTCACTGAAGCGCAACATTTTCGTCATTGGAGCAGGGTTGCTATATGGGGTTTCCTGTGTGTTTCGAAGCAATGGACTCTTTGGCGGTGTTCTCTTCGCGGTGGAGGCCATCAAAGACCTCACAGCACTTCTTGGTGGCTTCACTTTCTCCAAAATTCTGAGGCTAGTTGCACCTGTTATTGGCGGGCTCTTGGTTGCAGTTGGTTTTCTTGCGCCTCAGGTTCTGGCCTGGATGAGGTATTGCAATGTCCAAGATAATGAAGAACAACGTCCTTGGTGTACACGCCCTCTCCCAAGCATTTACACCTTCGTCCAAGAAGAATACTG GAACGTTGGCTTCCTTAGATACTGGACACCCAACCAGatccctctcttcctccttgcaGCTCCCATGCTCACGATCCTCATCAAGTCAGGAACAGAGGTTATGCGAGAACCTTCGCGAGGCCTTCGGGCCATGATTTCTGGCACAGATGAACAGTGCAGGCTGCTTGTGAGAACTCTAGCTGCTGTGCAAACTCTCCTggccatcttggccatcacAAACTATCATGTTCAAATCATAAGTCGTATCTCATCCGCGTACCCCATGTGGTACTGGTGGGTCGCTTCATGTCTCATGGATAGGCAAAGGCAGAGTTTGGGTTATGGTATAGTTGTGTTTATCAGCATGTACGCCATGATCCAAGGCGGTCTCTTTGCATCCTTTTTGCCACCTGCGTGA